A window of Pseudophryne corroboree isolate aPseCor3 chromosome 1, aPseCor3.hap2, whole genome shotgun sequence genomic DNA:
CACTACTGCCTGCTCCTACACCTACAGCATCACTACTGCCTGCTCCTACACCTACAGCATCACTACTGCCTTCTCCTACACCTACAGCGTCACTACTGCCTGCTCCTACACCTACAGCATCACTACTGCCTGCTCCTACACCTACAGCATCACTACTGCCTGCTCCTACACCTACAGCGTCACTACTGCCTGCTCCTACACCGTCACTACTGCCTTCTCCTACACCTACAGCATCACTACTGCCTGCTCCTACACCTACAGCATCACTACTGCCTGCTCCTACACCTACAGCGTCACTACTGCCTGCTCCTACACCTACAGCATCACTACTGCCTGCTCCTACACCTACAGCATCACTACTGCCTTCTCCTTTACCTACAGCATCACTACTGCCTGCTCCTACACCTACAGCGTCACTACTGCCTGCTCCTACACCTACAGCGTCACTACTGCCTGCTCCTACACCTACAGCGTCACTACTGCCTGCTCCTACACCTACAGCATCACTACTGCCTGCTCCTACACCTACAGCATCACTACTGCCTGCTCCTACACCTACAGCGTCACTACTGCCTTCTCCTACACCTACAGCGTCACTACTGCCTGCTCCTACACCTACAGCGTCACTACTGCCTTCTCCTACACCTACAGCATCACTACTGCCTGCTCCTACACCTACAGCATCACTACTGCCTGCTCCTACACCTACAGCATCACTACTGCCTGCTCCTACACCTACAGCGTCACTACTGCCTGCTCCTATACCTACAGCATCACTACTGCCTGCTCCTACACCTACAGCGTCACTACTGCCTGCTCCTACACCTACAGCATCACTACTGCCTTCTCCTACACCTACAGCGTCACTACTGCCTGCTCCTACACCTACAGCGTCACTACTGCCTGCTCCTATACCTACAGCATCACTACTGCCTGCTCCTACACCTACAGCATCACTACTGCCTGCTCCTACACCTACAGCATCACCACTGCCTGCTCCTACACCTACAGCATCACTACTGCCTTCTCCTACACCTACAGCGTCACTACTGCCTGCTCCTACACCTACAGCATCACTACTGCCTGCTCCTACACCTACAGCATCACTACTGCCTGCTCCTACACCTACAGCGTCACTACTGCCTGCTCCTACACCTACAGCGTCACTACTGCCTGCTCCTACACCTACAGCATCACTACTGCCTGCTCCTACACCTACAGCATCACTACTGCCTGCTCCTACACCTACAGCATCACTACTGCCTGCTCCTACACCTACAGCGTCACTACTGCCTGCTCCTATACCTACAGCGTCACTACTGCCTGCTCCTACACCTACAGCGTCACTACTGCCTGCTCCTACACCTACAGCGTCACTACTGCCTGCTCCTACACCTACAGCATCACTACTGCCTGCTCCTACACCAACAGCATCACTacagccagtgttggactggggcatgaagggcccgccgggggaatgcagtgataggggcccatacttaggggtgtggccagcctacaaaggggggtgtcgctagcctccacagaggcttgaaatatacaatagtttagtgcagtgtaatgcaacatatctaccatgtataaacaagtgcacagtctggaacctgatccctagaggaaggagtgggccctcaggcagtggggcctaccggtggtttccctggtacccctgtgggtcagtccgaccctgCCTACAGCATCACTACTGCCTGCTCCCACACCTACAGCGTCACTACTGCCTGCTCCTAAACCTATAGCGTCACTACTGCCTGCTCCTACACCTACAGCATCCCTGCTGCCTACTTCTATACCTACAGCATCACTACTGCCTGCTCCTACACCTACAGTGTCACTACTGCCTGCTCCTACACCTACAGCATCACTACTAGCTTCTCCTACACCTACAGCATCACTACTGCCTGCTCCTACACCTACAGCATCACTACTGCCTGCTCCTACACCTACAGCATCACTACTGCCTGCTCCTACACATACAGCGTCACTACTGCCTGCACCTACAGCGTCACTACTGCCTGCTCCTACACCTACAGCATCACTACTGCCTGCTCCTACATCACTACTGCCTGCTCCTATACCTACAGCATCACTACTGCCTGCACCTATACCTACAGCGTCACTACTGCCTGCTCCTATACCTACAGCATCACTACTGCCTTCTCCTACACCTACAGCATCACTACTGCCTGCTCCTACACCATCACTATTGCCTGCTCCTACACCTACAGCGTCACTACTGCCTGCTCCTACACCTACAGCGTCAATACTGCCTTCTCCTACACCTACAGCGTCACTGCTGCCTGCTTCTACACCTACAGCGTCACTGCCTGCTCCTACACCTACAGCGTCACTACTGCCTTCTCCTACACCTACAGCATCACTACTGCCTGCCCCTACACCTACAGTGTCACTACTGCCTTCTCCTACACCTACAGCGTCACTACTGTCTGCTTCTATACCTACAGCATCACTACTGCCTGCTCCTACACCTACAGTGTCACTACTGCCTTCTCCTACACCTACAACGTCACTACTGCCTGCTCCTACACCTACAGCATCACTACTGCCTTCTCCTACACCTACAGCATCCCTACTTCCTGCTCCTACACCTGCAGCGTCACTACTGCCTGCTCCTACACCTACAGCGTCACTACTCGTTGCTCCTACACCTACTGCATCACTACTGCCTGCTCCTCTACCTACAGTATCACTACTGCCTGCTCCTACAACTACTGCATCACTACTGCCTGCTCCTATACCTACAGCATCACTACTGCCTGCTCCTACAACTACAGCGTCACTACTGCCTGCACCTACACCTACCGCATCACTACTGTCTGCTCCTATACCTACAGCATCACTACTGCCTGCTCCTACACCTATAGTGTCACTACTGCTTGCTCCTACAACTTCCAGTATCTTGACCAATCAAGCTATGTGATGGCTACTGTCTGCTTCTGCAAATAAACAGCCAGTCACTGGATGGGCATACAAAAGCTGCATCCAATGGCTGTCCACCATCAAAAATTTGGAATTTGATAGAAAAATTACTTCAATCAGATCGAGAACATTGATGGTTGCTGACCATTTGCTTGCAATGTTCATTCCCAGAGCAAAGCAAAAAATTGGAGAAACCATgaagcattgcaggtggggcagatatgaactatgcagagagatatagatttgggagGTGCTTGTTTGCACTCAAATCTACTTGCAGTGTAACAAAAAGATGTCCAGTAATAGTAGGCTACAtgcaatagcagccagtatttaccctgcatgcataaAACATGTATGTGCACCCCTGCATTGCCTCGTGGTTTGTtccagattaaaaaaaaattctttgctATGCTCCCAACTAAGAATCATCCCCTTTATTTCTGTTCTCAGATAGAAACCAGCTGGTGACCTGTCCACTTATTACTCACCTGAGCCCCTGACAATGTACACGATATACACACATCAGTATGCAGCTGCTGTACTTTACATGAAATGTCTTGTTTTCCTGCTGTGTGTTTTCTGCTAACAATATTATTGTACAACTCTTTATGATGATATGTTGGAGCTTTATAAATACAGAGCAATGGTAATACCTTTTTACTCTGGTCTCATACTCCATTTTCTGCTTTGACATTTCCTGCTTTAAACTGGAGACAAGGCTATGCAGCGCACTATGGTTACTTGTGTTGCTCACTACAAAAGtctcactgttatcactgctgctggtagccctgctgctgcgccctcctgcACTTCTTCTGTCGAATTTGCTCTCAAAGTCTGCTTGATTGGTAATATCCTCATTGGTTGGCCCGTCTAAAACAGGGTCTTCAAAATTCCCACCATAAAAGTCCTGCTCTGCACAAGTTGTTGTAGAGGAACGGCAAGAGTTGGAGTTTTCAGGTAGGGATATCTCACACGATGATGTAGACCATGTTGCACTGTCTATGCTCTGTTTATCATCAGAGTTCATCATGGAAAATTGTTGGTGCACGTTATCGTACGTGGACAACCTGTGCTGGTGTGCGGAATCACTTGTTGAGTCTTTTTGTTTGTTATCTCTTAATGTTACATAACCATTGGGCAGCCAGGTTGAGGTCCGACTATTCAAAGCATTGCTCATTGTGTCTGTGCTGCACACTCCCATTTTCACAGCACCGTTCTGCACACTGTGAGTGCCCATTTTAGTTCCTGAACTtttcagcgaagaggttctcctggcctGTAAGGTACCATTAGGCAATGAATGGTGTTTGTCATGGACTTCCGCTGAGCTGCTGAAAGACCCGTTTGTCACAATGCCACTACCCTTATTAAACGCTGGGTTCTTCTTCACCATTAGTGGTGGACTGCGGGTAACATCCAGTTTGTGAATGCTATTCCTTGGGCTGCTGGATTTACTTCCTGAGAGTGCAGTAGGGGAGCCATTGTCAACACTGGACCTTTGGGTAGAATCAGACTTCTCCCAGGAGCCCCGCCTGACTGCTATGTCTTTTGTGTTATTGTTCTCTTTATTTTGGATTTGGCCTAAAATCATTTTCTTCTGTAATTCAATATTGTTGTTGCTAAGCTCTTGTCCAATTTGTATCTGAACATCGGCATCTTTGGGGAAAAGTACTTCATGCTCACTTATCATCACCGCCATAAGCTGCTGCACCATAACAGTACCTGCAAAAATAAGGAGAATACTTCTGGTTAAGTAAGCCATCTCTAGTGATATCTATTGGCTGTGTATACACCATGTCATACTTTATTTGTTTCTGGATTTTAAAGTTTTAGATATTTTGTACATAATTGATCTAGTGGTAAAACATTGGtaaagtcacacatagaatatatggGCAGCAGTTGGTTTTATCACACAGAAAGGTGCATGGTTTAAtgtgtaaataaaggataatgtgtAGTGTTTACACTGCAAATGTTTTTATGtaacaaatacatttatataaaaataaaattgcaCAAGTTAATTTTGTGATCTGCACCGGGCAGCGTTACATCTTTTTTGTGTCTTTTTCGTGaatatgcatcttagttgcaatgtgATGTGCCAAAGCTACTTtacaagactgcactgattaatttgatgtgccctacttgtatatctgtgtgtgactgagtctgtatacaaagcacagcAGAACTTGGCACAAAAACAAGTGCCATCTACTGCATCATAAGCCTTTGTATACATATTCAGACTCATTCCCACACAGATCAAGTGTATATATATCAATCAGTGCAGTCTTATTCATCTCCATTACACTGTGACTAAGATGCACAGTCGCAGAGAAAAAGCACGAAGAAAATGACTGGCATAAAATCAGTTGCATGGGACCTAGCGAGAAgggatgtttggcgtgactgcagcagtagtgtatgagaacacatctttaTGTTTCTCTGAATTGAATAAATTTGTATTAATTTAAAGAAAGAAATGAAGAGAGGTGTCTGCATTCCAGAGAAAGTGTTGTGGCTCAAGTGAGCATATATAATAAAGGAATCTACCTTATGGATTTTTTGTGCAAAATAGATCCCAAATTTGGAGCACTGTAAAATCTCAATGCcatgtacatgtacagtagtttgccAGATATATTCTAAAATTTAGTTTACAGaatactagctggagtactcggCGTTGCCCAGGATTTGAAGGTGTTTGTTTataaaaagaaatgtaaatattaaacacacagtataaattacattgtagatagctgaatacccgtgcttcgctacgagatgaggatggtaaattagaatgttagttgtttgttaatttacgttggttggagatctagtatataggcatatcttgcttccctgacgcactttgtgtattggccggacccctttttgttcccccaagggaccctgctctacccactacacaactctcagtctgtggcatcctgctgcctccattccactcctcacatcatgtcagtgcccctgtgaaattatctatttatttacggtttcttatatagtgtagcacattatgtatctcctgatatactctgtgctgccgggggaccgtgctacttccactatataactctcagtgtgtgggttcctgCTGCTTCCAATCCCCTCCTTacgtcatgtcagtgcccctgtgaaattatcattttttttacagtttcttatatagcgcagcacattatgtatcttctgatatactctgtgctgctggggtaccgTACTACTACTTCCACTatgtaactgtcagtgtgtgggttcatgctacctccatttccctcctcacatcatgtcactggccctgtcacatgcagccctgtcatcactgacatatcatgcatgtcctgatatagtctgtgctgct
This region includes:
- the ARHGAP24 gene encoding rho GTPase-activating protein 24 isoform X6, which codes for MTANHETYLLMASTQNDMEDWVKSIRRVIWAPFGGGIFGQKLEDTVRYEKRYGARLAPLLVEQCVDFIRQRGLTEEGLFRLPGQANLVKELQDAFDCGEKPSFDSNTDVHTVASLLKLYLRELPEPVIPYAKFEDFLSCAKQLSKEEESGVAELVKQVKSLPPVNYNLLKYICRFLDEVQSYSGVNKMSVQNLATVFGPNILRPKVEDPMTIMEGTVMVQQLMAVMISEHEVLFPKDADVQIQIGQELSNNNIELQKKMILGQIQNKENNNTKDIAVRRGSWEKSDSTQRSSVDNGSPTALSGSKSSSPRNSIHKLDVTRSPPLMVKKNPAFNKGSGIVTNGSFSSSAEVHDKHHSLPNGTLQARRTSSLKSSGTKMGTHSVQNGAVKMGVCSTDTMSNALNSRTSTWLPNGYVTLRDNKQKDSTSDSAHQHRLSTYDNVHQQFSMMNSDDKQSIDSATWSTSSCEISLPENSNSCRSSTTTCAEQDFYGGNFEDPVLDGPTNEDITNQADFESKFDRRSAGGRSSRATSSSDNSETFVVSNTSNHSALHSLVSSLKQEMSKQKMEYETRVKSLEQRNLTLETEVLSLHEELEQEKKKYTMVEIKMRNAERAKEDAEKRNDMLQKEMEQFFSTFGDLTVEPRRPERGNTIWIQ
- the ARHGAP24 gene encoding rho GTPase-activating protein 24 isoform X4, which translates into the protein MINFPMKNMAGGDRERMTANHETYLLMASTQNDMEDWVKSIRRVIWAPFGGGIFGQKLEDTVRYEKRYGARLAPLLVEQCVDFIRQRGLTEEGLFRLPGQANLVKELQDAFDCGEKPSFDSNTDVHTVASLLKLYLRELPEPVIPYAKFEDFLSCAKQLSKEEESGVAELVKQVKSLPPVNYNLLKYICRFLDEVQSYSGVNKMSVQNLATVFGPNILRPKVEDPMTIMEGTVMVQQLMAVMISEHEVLFPKDADVQIQIGQELSNNNIELQKKMILGQIQNKENNNTKDIAVRRGSWEKSDSTQRSSVDNGSPTALSGSKSSSPRNSIHKLDVTRSPPLMVKKNPAFNKGSGIVTNGSFSSSAEVHDKHHSLPNGTLQARRTSSLKSSGTKMGTHSVQNGAVKMGVCSTDTMSNALNSRTSTWLPNGYVTLRDNKQKDSTSDSAHQHRLSTYDNVHQQFSMMNSDDKQSIDSATWSTSSCEISLPENSNSCRSSTTTCAEQDFYGGNFEDPVLDGPTNEDITNQADFESKFDRRSAGGRSSRATSSSDNSETFVVSNTSNHSALHSLVSSLKQEMSKQKMEYETRVKSLEQRNLTLETEVLSLHEELEQEKKKYTMVEIKMRNAERAKEDAEKRNDMLQKEMEQFFSTFGDLTVEPRRPERGNTIWIQ
- the ARHGAP24 gene encoding rho GTPase-activating protein 24 isoform X5 translates to MMLEDRNAADSPSASLSSNTFIPKATYRKIKRCFSFRRGIFGQKLEDTVRYEKRYGARLAPLLVEQCVDFIRQRGLTEEGLFRLPGQANLVKELQDAFDCGEKPSFDSNTDVHTVASLLKLYLRELPEPVIPYAKFEDFLSCAKQLSKEEESGVAELVKQVKSLPPVNYNLLKYICRFLDEVQSYSGVNKMSVQNLATVFGPNILRPKVEDPMTIMEGTVMVQQLMAVMISEHEVLFPKDADVQIQIGQELSNNNIELQKKMILGQIQNKENNNTKDIAVRRGSWEKSDSTQRSSVDNGSPTALSGSKSSSPRNSIHKLDVTRSPPLMVKKNPAFNKGSGIVTNGSFSSSAEVHDKHHSLPNGTLQARRTSSLKSSGTKMGTHSVQNGAVKMGVCSTDTMSNALNSRTSTWLPNGYVTLRDNKQKDSTSDSAHQHRLSTYDNVHQQFSMMNSDDKQSIDSATWSTSSCEISLPENSNSCRSSTTTCAEQDFYGGNFEDPVLDGPTNEDITNQADFESKFDRRSAGGRSSRATSSSDNSETFVVSNTSNHSALHSLVSSLKQEMSKQKMEYETRVKSLEQRNLTLETEVLSLHEELEQEKKKYTMVEIKMRNAERAKEDAEKRNDMLQKEMEQFFSTFGDLTVEPRRPERGNTIWIQ